From Pseudomonadota bacterium:
ACTCGTCGCGCCGGAAGTAGACCTGTTGCGAGTTGCCGTCCGTGCGTGGATCGGAGAGCAGGCGGTCGAACCGCAGGAACACCCCGAGCCAGCGTTCCTTGCCGGCGACCGTGACCTCGGTGGGGATCCCCGAGTCGTCCACGGCGCAGTCGACGCGCTGCCCGGTGCCGAAGAAGATGCGCTGGCCGAGGTTGTCGTACGCCCGGCCGGGCGCCGTCAGATCGATCGTGAGATCGGGGACCGGCGAATGTGGCGTGGGCTCGGCCCCGCTGATGACGCCGAAGACGCCGAGGTCTGCCGCCAGGTTGCGGTCGGCCTTCTCGAGCAGCTCGAACGCGAGGTCGAGTTCGGCCTCGCTCACGCGCTGGCGGAAGTAGTAGTCGAGACGGTCGGCCATCGGCTGCCCTCGGAGATGAGCCTCCACGAGGGCAAAGCCGGCCCCGACCTGAACGGGGACAGTGTCAGGGCGGCGCCAGGTCGAGCACGGCCCGGGCCGACGTCAGGCCGCGGGGCGGCCCTCGCGTGCCACTGGCACGGGCAACGCTTCGGTCACCAGTTTCCCGGTCTCACGCGCCGCCGGGCGAGGCAGGAGGCGGGTCGAGTTGAGGATAAAGGCCAGCTCAGACGACACGTGGATGAAGGCGGCGAGGAGCGGGTTGAGCAGTCCGAACGCAGCAAGCCCGACGCCGACTCCGTCGACGACCAGGGTGCCGACGAAGTTCTGCAGAATGATGCGACGACACGAGCGAGCGATGCGCAGCGTCTCCACGAGCTTCAGGAGATCGTTGCCCAGCAGCAGCACGTCCGCGCTCTCTCTCGCCACGTCGGTGCCCGAGCCCATCGCCACACCAACGTCTGCCTGGGTCAGGGCGGGCGCGTCGTTCACGCCGTCGCCGACCATGACGACCTGGCGGCCGGCGGCCATCAGCACCTTCACGCGCTCCAGCTTCTGCTCGGGCAGTAACCCGGCGCCAACCTCGTCGACACCAAGCTGTTCGCCAATGGCCTCGGCGATAGCCGCGCTGTCGCCGGTCAGGAGCACGGTCCGCAGGCCGAGGGCGCGGAGTTGCGCAACCGCCGCGACGGCTTCCGGCCGCAGCACGTCGGCGATGTGGATGGCTCCGAGCAGCGTCCCGGCTCGTGCGACCAGCACCTCGGTCAGCGCGGCGGGTGCCGGTGGACAGGTGTCGAGAGCCACCTGCTGTTGTTCGAGCAGCGCTCGTTTTCCGACGACGATCTGTGTGCCGCCGTGAGCACACACGATCCCCATGCCCGGCGTGTACGAGAAGTGCTCCGGCTCTGGAGGGGCGCTCGCCAGACGCGTGAGGACCGCTCGCGCGAGCGGATGCTCTGATCGCTTCTCGGCGATGCCCGCAGCCTCCAGCAAATCGTGCTCGTCGACGCCGGGCATCGGCTTGATCGCGACGACCTCCGGGACGCCAAGCGTCAGCGTGCCGGTCTTGTCCAGCACCACGGTGTCGACGTGCCCCAACCGTTCCAAGTACAGCCCGCCCTTCACGATCGATCCCAGTCGTGCGGCGCGACCGATCGCGCCCAGGATGGCGAGTGGGGTTCCGGCGGCGATCCCGCACGCGCCCGCGACAATGACCACGGAGATCGTCGAGCGCGCGTCGCGGGTGACGAGGAACGTAAGCCCGGCGCACGCGAGCGCGAAGTAGACCAGATACCCGGCGAGCCGATCAGCAGTCTTCTGGATCGGTGCGCGCGCGTGCTCGGCGCGCTCGACGGCCTCGATGATCTGTCCGAACGCCGTGTCGCGCCCGATTCCTGACGTCCGGATCTCGAGGACACCGGACTGATTGATCGTGCCTGCGAACACCCGAGCGCCTGGGACCTTTTCTACGGGCAGCGACTCGCCCGTGATCGTCGCCTGGTCGACGAAGCTGTGGCCGCCCACCACCTCGCCGTCGACAGGAAGACGCGCACCGGGTTTCACGACGACGACGTCGCCGGGATGGATCTCGGCGATCCCGACCTCGTGCTCGCTGCTTCCCTGGCGCACGGTCGCGGTTCGCGGCAGCAGGTCAGTCAGCTGCTTGATGGCCCTCCGTCCGCGCCCGACGGTCTGGTGCTCCAGCACCTCGGCAACGAGCACGAAGAGGACGATCACGGCGGCGGTGAAGCTCTCGCCGATCGCGAGCGCGGCACCGATGGCGATCGTCATGGACAGCTCCATCGTCATCCGCCGCTTGAGCACCGCCCCGATCGCCTCCTTCCAGATCGGGAAACCGCCCACGACGGTTGCCACCAGCGAGATCAACTCGACACGGGCCACGGGGCGCCACGGGAGAAACCAGCTCGCCAGTACCGCGAGCGCCACCAGGCCGATGCGGATCAGCTCTGCGGCGTCGAGGTGGTGCTCGTGCTCGTCGCCGGGCTGTTCCTTGGGTGCGCCCATCGCCTCCTCAGTCATCGGAGATACGTCCGCAGGACTTCGATCAGCTCGGCAGCCGCCTGGGCGCGCTTCGACTCAGGCCGCTGCGCCGGATCGACGACGTGGAAACGGATGTGGCCTTCGAGGATCTCGATCATCAGCCCGTTGAGCGCGCCACGGCAGGCCGCGAGCGTCATCAGGACTCGCGAGCAGTCGTCGTTTTCAGTGATCGCCGCCTCGACCGCGTTCAGCTGCCCGCGGATCTTCTTCACGCGGGCGAGCAACTTCTCCCGGTCTCGCTGGAGATGGGCCATGCGCCTCTATACCATAGGGGGGTATGGTTGCCCAGTGAGACAGCGTGCCTACTCGGTCGGCGACGCCACCCATCCGGCCGTTGCCGAACCCGCTCTCCTGGGGCTTCTCCCGGGAGGCGGCTTGCAACTTTCAGTGTAGGTCGCTCGTCTCCCCGAGCTCGCTCACCCCCAGCTCCCAGTGCTCGAACGTGGGCGGCGGTCCGGGCTCGATGAGGTCCACGAAGTGGGTGTGGGCCGGTCGCATGTAGTCGACGATCGCCCGGAGCTGCTGGCGTTCGGTGTCGGCGAGCGGGAGCCCCACCGTGACGTCGAAGGCGTACCGGGCGAAGCGGTCCGACGGCCCCAGCTCCCAGTCGACGCCCAGCTCCGACTCGCCGAGCACGAGGGTCGTGCCCGTGAACGGCGTGATGGCCTCGACGTCGATGCCGAGGAAGAAGCGGATCGCATTTCGGATGCCGCCCGCGGTTCCCTTCTGCCGGTACATCTCGACGAGCACCGAGGCCAGACGGCGCTTGCCGAGGGCATCGATGTCGAAAGGGAACGGGTTTCCGAGGTCGGCGAGGATGGCATCGAGAAATGGTTCGGGGGCGCGCTCGAGATCGAAGAGATCCGGGAACCGATCCGCCTCCGCGAGCAGGAGATCGAGTGTCTCCTGCAGGCAGGCGATGAAGCGTCGCAAGTCTCCGGTCGCATCGGTGCGGCGGTTGTGTTTCGCAGCATCGACCACAGGTCGAACCGCCTCCCCTGCGGACGCGCTGGCCGAAAGCCGACGAACACGGCCTGATCGAAGGGCGGCTCGACGGGGTTGCCTTGGACGTCCGTGACCAAGGCCGCGATCACGCGGTAGCGGACGTCCGGGGTCATCTCGGTGTCGAGGTCGACCCGCACCACGCTTCCGAGGGACTCGGCACCGATGACGGTGATCGGCACCGCCGGGAAGTCGAGCGGCTCGAAGGTGAACGCTGCTGCGCCGGAAGCGACCACGGCCTCATCAAACCCGACCTGCACGATCTTCTGGGCGGTCGCTTGGGCCGCGACCACCCGCGGAGCGGTTCGGTCCTCGATCGCGAACGAGTAGACCTCGTCGAGATCCGCCGCGCCGCCCACCAGGGTCGACACCACGCGCACGTTGACGACCGCCTGGCTGGCGAAGGGCGTCGCCCGGTCGAGCACGAGGCGCAGCGTGTCGGCGGTCTCCGCGACGGAGGCGCGCGGACCATCGAAGCCGGGACGCACCTCGGGAACCAAGCTGCCGTCGAACGCGAGCACTCCCCCGATGAAGACGCGCGTCGCCGCCCGATCGACTCCATCCAGTCCGGTATCGACAAGCTCGAGCCCGACCGTGCTGTCGATTGGCACGCCGGTTTCGCCGGGACACGGGTCGCGGTTGATGAGCGCGAGCGGGCTCGGCGCCACCACCGCGGCGACGTTGTCGACGACGAGCCCGGGCAGCTCGAGGATCGGCATCTACACCCCCACGAGCTCGAGTCGGACACCGATCTGGTGCAGACCCGAGAGCTTCGAGACGTTCGCGGCGAGGTCCGTGAACGTCCGCGTGCGGCCGGGCTTCGCCGTGAACGTCGCGAGCTTCGCTCCGTCGACGATGATGGAGGCCTCCCAGGCGAGCGTGACCGGGAGGCCCGCGGGCACTCGCAACGCCAAGTGCGCGCGCACGAAGTCGACTCCGGTAAGGTCCGTGTCCTGAACGACGTCTGCGCGGTCGCCCTCCGTGAGTTCGAAGAGGCGAGCTGCTTCGTCCTCGCCCAGCACGAACGCCCAGTCGCCGCCTCCCGGTGGGACGGTCACGGGTTTCAGGCGCCCCTGGCCGAGCCCGAGGCGACTCGTGAAGGCGTCAAGCTCCATCAGGTCTGCCTCAGTAGCTCGACGTGATCGAAGAAGGAGCGGCGCGTGGCGTCCTTCACCATCACGCCGAAGCCACCGCGCCCGGAGGTCAGCGGCTGACTGCCGGAGTTGATGCCGGTGTTGTCGTCGATAAACTCGGCCATGCCGGCCACGGGCTGCCAGTTCGGCGGCGTGCCGAGCGGCTGCGCGACGAGGTCGTTCCTCAAGACCTTGAGCACGACGTCGCCGTTCAGGTTCACGATGACGTCGAGGCGCAGATGGAGCCACGTGCCGATCTCGAAGCTCTCGCCGGAAGCGAGCAGCACGCCCGGCCCTTCTGCGTCGGGGATTCCGGTCGAGACCATCCCCTTGCGGATCACGATGCGGTGGGGGTCGTCGTCGGATAGCCCGAGCAGGTACGCCGTGTCGTTCACCGAGTTGCCCTGGCAGCCGAGGAAGAAGAACGGCGAGAAGCCGATCGGACCGCCGCTCGGCCCACGCTGAATGCAGCCGCGGATGGACGCGCCCTTGGCCATCGGTGCGAAGTCGACGAGGTTCGCGAAGAGAGCGACGGCACCCTGCACGGCGGCGAGCGAGTTGAAGGCGTAGAGGAAGCTGCCGCCACCGGGCGGGCGTGCGATGCCGGCCGTCACGCCGCGATCCACGGTCGCGATGTCGAGTCCGTCGTTCAGGAAGGTCCAGTCTGCCTGTGCCATGCGTGTCTCCTCAGATGGTCGTTGCCGCAGTCCAGCCGTTCTCGAAGTCCTCGCGGCTCTGCGCTCCGGCGTCGAACATCGCCGGGGCCGAGGTGACAGCAGCCCACGTGAACGCGAAGGACTCGTTCGAGCGCCACTGGTCCTCGAAGTCCTCGCGCGGCTCACCGTCGAAGATGCCGGTCACCGCGGTGACCGAAGCCCACGAGGTCACGTAGGCGTCGTTGGCCCAGCCGGCCTCGAGGTCCTCGACCGCGCCGCCGCCGAACGGGCAGACGGCGACCTGCCCACTCGGCAGCTCCGTCAGGTAGTGGTCGTTGTCCCACGCGTCTTCGAAGTCCTCGAAGCCCTCAGCGAGCGGATCGAAGAACGCGATCGCCAAGTCGCCGGCACCGAAGCTGAGCTTCAGCTCCGACCAGCGCTCGAAGTCCCAGGCACGGTGCGGGACGGGGCCGAGCCGCGACCTGGCGGCCGCGACGAAGGTCAGGGGTCAGTGGTCGGCGTCTCCTGGATTGGCGCCCGCATCCTCGAAGCTCGAGTTCAGGAGAGGCATCAGAGAATGCCTCCGGTGTCGCCGCTCACGAGCGTGACGGTGCCGAGCACGGGGAACTCGCGGATCGCCAAGCGCACGTCGGCGGGCAGTCGGTTGAGCTTGAGGTCGCCGTGGAGGTCGCCGATCTTGCGCACGCCCTCCGTGTCGCGGATGACGTTGAAGATGTCCGACCAGGACACCTCGCCCACCGGGTTGCCGTCTGCGTCCTTCACGTTGAAGCCGAAGTCGACGAGCGGGTTCGGCGTGCCGTCCGATTCGCTGACGCGGAACATCGCCTGGAGGTTCTGCTTGATGCGCTCGCGGATGGTCGCTGGCGCTTGCCCTTGGCGCAGGTACACGCGCGCCTCGATGTCGATGCGCTTGTAGACGGGGCTTTGTACGGAGACCTGGAAGGTGAGCGTGGACGGGTAGACCTCGGTCACCTGCTGAAAGACGAGGTTCTTCAGCGCCGGCGTCGGCAGGCCGCCACCCTGGGGGATGACGTAGAGGACGCCGCTGTTCTCCTGGATGGTTGAGTCCTCGTTCGACGTGAGCATCAGCGCCCGCGCGACGCCCGGAACGCGGCGAGCGTTCACCTCGAAGTCCTCGCGCGTGACGCTGCGGGTGAGCGTGCGCAGGCTCTCGGGCGCGAGCAGCTTCGCGGAGGCGACGCTCTGCCGATCGGTGCCGCCGGAGGCGGGCTCGGGGTTCGTGGCGAACACCTGCACCGCCCGGCCGTGCGCGTCGCTGAAGGTGCCTTCCACGACGACGACGCGGTCGGCGTCGACGTTGGCCGCAGCGCCGCCGCCGGTCTTGTAGGTGATCGTCACGGTGCCCGTCGGCGGCGCGCCGCTCGTGCCGCTGCCGAAACGCACCGTGGCGCGATCGCTCTGGTCGACCAGCACCAGGAAGTGCCGATCGTTCGGTCCTGAGCCGAGCAGGCTGTCCTCCTCGGTGTAGCTGCCGTTGGCGGCCGAGACGCTGACCGAGTCGTCGAGGTAGGGCGCGTGGTCGAGTGCGATGTCGAGGCTAGGGAGCCCACGCGTATCGAAGAGCTGCGTGTACGTCTTCGAGTCCTCGACGACCCCCGGAGCCTGCGTCGCGCCCACGGCGATCACCACGTCGGCGAGCAGCTGAAACGGATCGGCTCGGTCACCTCGCGCGTGCGGACGACGGTTCCGGCCGGGATACGCACGTCCGCAGCGGCTGGGCGCGCGATCGAGAAGACGACCTCGGCCGTCGCCGCGCGGGCGCCGTGCAGCCGGTAGCCCAGCATCTGGGCGAGCGCGATCACGTTCTTGCGCTGCGTGGCCGTGACGAGCCGCGACTCGCGAGCCTGGTTGTCGAGGTAGTACGTGACGACGTCGCCGACAAACGCGTAGAGCTCGATGAGGACGTTGCCGAAGCTCGCGACCGCGAAGTCGGACCAGTCCGGAAAGACGCTCCGGACGAGCGCGATCAGCCGACCGCGCAAGGCGTCGAAGTCCTTGTCGGTCATGTCGAGGCTGGACGGCAGTAGGGCCACGGACGGTGCTCCTCCGTTGGAGCAAAGCCCCCGCGAGCCTCATTGGGGACAGCTCGTCAGCCCTCGAGCGTGAGCGCCACCTCGGCGGTTCTTCCTTGCCGCTGGCTCGCCTCGCGGAACCGCACCTTGAGCTGGAGCGTCGCCCCGTCCCGAACAGCAGTGGCCTCGGCTCGGCCTCCGGCACCCAGCGGGCTGAGCGCGTCGCGAACGTAGACCCTGGCGAGCGCGGCCAGAGCGTCGTCGTTGCGCTGGTGTCGGAGCAGGTGAAGCCCCGAGCCGAACGAGGTTCTCCACGGCAGCTCGCCGGACGACCTCGGCGTCGCGCCCTCGGTCATCAGCGCCTCGAGCACCTTGGAGGCGAGCAGCTCCGCGCCGGAGCCCGAGGCGAAGTCGCGCTTCTTGTCGCGGCGGAAGGACGTGAGAAGGCCGGTCGGTGCGTCGCTCAT
This genomic window contains:
- the cadA gene encoding cadmium-translocating P-type ATPase — its product is MTEEAMGAPKEQPGDEHEHHLDAAELIRIGLVALAVLASWFLPWRPVARVELISLVATVVGGFPIWKEAIGAVLKRRMTMELSMTIAIGAALAIGESFTAAVIVLFVLVAEVLEHQTVGRGRRAIKQLTDLLPRTATVRQGSSEHEVGIAEIHPGDVVVVKPGARLPVDGEVVGGHSFVDQATITGESLPVEKVPGARVFAGTINQSGVLEIRTSGIGRDTAFGQIIEAVERAEHARAPIQKTADRLAGYLVYFALACAGLTFLVTRDARSTISVVIVAGACGIAAGTPLAILGAIGRAARLGSIVKGGLYLERLGHVDTVVLDKTGTLTLGVPEVVAIKPMPGVDEHDLLEAAGIAEKRSEHPLARAVLTRLASAPPEPEHFSYTPGMGIVCAHGGTQIVVGKRALLEQQQVALDTCPPAPAALTEVLVARAGTLLGAIHIADVLRPEAVAAVAQLRALGLRTVLLTGDSAAIAEAIGEQLGVDEVGAGLLPEQKLERVKVLMAAGRQVVMVGDGVNDAPALTQADVGVAMGSGTDVARESADVLLLGNDLLKLVETLRIARSCRRIILQNFVGTLVVDGVGVGLAAFGLLNPLLAAFIHVSSELAFILNSTRLLPRPAARETGKLVTEALPVPVAREGRPAA
- a CDS encoding metal/formaldehyde-sensitive transcriptional repressor, encoding MAHLQRDREKLLARVKKIRGQLNAVEAAITENDDCSRVLMTLAACRGALNGLMIEILEGHIRFHVVDPAQRPESKRAQAAAELIEVLRTYLR